A single window of Streptomyces xanthii DNA harbors:
- a CDS encoding rhomboid family intramembrane serine protease gives MTYESSQDTVPRWSARDRILPAAKLMLGWVALLWALEAVDAVTGHSLDRFGVQPRDPAELVDVVPSSFIHFGFAHLAANSLPLLVLGFVAALSGLRRFVYAVVMIAVVGGLGVWLVAPAHTNTAGASGVIFGLFGFVLFSGFFERRPLGIVVGVLAAAYYGAGILAGLSPLQQGVSWQGHLLGLAAGVGAAFVLRRRQPQP, from the coding sequence ATGACGTACGAGAGTTCACAGGACACCGTGCCGCGGTGGTCGGCGCGCGACCGGATCCTGCCGGCGGCCAAGCTGATGCTGGGCTGGGTCGCCCTGCTGTGGGCGCTGGAGGCCGTCGACGCCGTCACCGGCCACTCCCTCGACCGCTTCGGCGTCCAGCCCCGCGACCCCGCCGAACTGGTCGACGTGGTCCCCTCCTCCTTCATCCACTTCGGCTTCGCCCACCTCGCGGCGAACTCGCTGCCGCTGCTCGTCCTCGGCTTCGTCGCCGCGCTCAGCGGCCTGCGCCGCTTCGTGTACGCCGTCGTGATGATCGCCGTCGTGGGCGGGCTCGGCGTCTGGCTCGTCGCCCCGGCCCACACGAACACGGCGGGCGCCTCGGGCGTGATCTTCGGCCTTTTCGGCTTCGTCCTGTTCAGCGGCTTCTTCGAGCGCCGCCCGCTCGGCATCGTCGTCGGCGTCCTGGCCGCCGCCTACTACGGCGCCGGCATCCTCGCGGGCCTCTCCCCCCTCCAGCAGGGCGTCAGCTGGCAGGGCCACCTGCTCGGCCTCGCGGCGGGGGTGGGGGCGGCGTTCGTGTTGCGGCGGCGGCAGCCTCAGCCCTGA